The following are encoded together in the Triticum dicoccoides isolate Atlit2015 ecotype Zavitan chromosome 6B, WEW_v2.0, whole genome shotgun sequence genome:
- the LOC119320324 gene encoding uncharacterized protein LOC119320324, producing METAAASRSSGPVLSTSNCRSASPTPVKLAGGSATHSPGPGKSVSGSSPSSTRSRRFCTCSPTNHPGSFRCSLHKARKQAAPAGSSKPASPPSTRGPGSKRMNSRQCARRALAPSAAAQQSQHLRRAGGLIPRTSRLSAMSMAGERPGDKLYFISLVVEVSVDFLVWLWNLARGI from the coding sequence ATGGAGACGGCGGCTGCTAGTCGGTCCAGCGGGCCAGTGCTGTCGACATCCAACTGCCGCTCCGCCTCACCCACCCCCGTCAAACTCGCCGGCGGCAGCGCCACACACTCGCCGGGGCCGGGCAAATCCGTCAGCGGCTCGTCCCCGTCCTCTACCAGGAGCCGGCGCTTCTGCACGTGCTCCCCGACGAACCACCCGGGCTCGTTCCGGTGTAGCCTCCACAAGGCGCGCAAGCAGGCGGCCCCCGCCGGCAGTAGCAAGCCCGCCTCCCCGCCGTCCACCCGCGGTCCGGGCTCGAAGCGAATGAACAGCCGGCAGTGCGCCCGCAGGGCCCTCGCGCCGTCCGCCGCGGCGCAGCAGTCGCAGCACCTGAGGCGCGCGGGCGGGTTAATCCCCAGGACGAGCAGGCTCTCCGCCATGTCCATGGCTGGCGAGCGTCCCGGCGACAAGCTGTACTTTATCAGCTTGGTTGTGGAAGTTAGTGTAGATTTTCTTGTTTGGTTGTGGAACCTCGCACGGGGAATTTAA